From Acidihalobacter aeolianus, a single genomic window includes:
- a CDS encoding chemotaxis protein CheV — translation MTDILTAVDKRTRLAGQNRLELLLFRLDKRQIFAINVFKVREIIPLPTLKTVPQAHPYILGIANIRGRPTSIIEVARPLGLRSAPSDQESFVIVTEFNRTVQGFRVSAVERIINISWESVLPPPKGSRSGHYMTAVTQYEDQLIEILDVERILADVQGLNTDVSENIRENDSTHQDQVYRVLVADDSSVARLQVRRTLEQLGMEVILANDGREALDKLEAIFSSGGSERPVDLVVSDIEMPRMDGYTLCSRIRADKQMADLPIILHTSLSGSFNQAMVDRVGATAFLPKFQPNEFAEAILHILHPDTPREA, via the coding sequence ATGACCGACATCCTCACTGCTGTAGACAAGCGCACTAGACTCGCTGGCCAAAATCGCCTGGAACTTCTGTTGTTCCGGTTAGACAAACGCCAGATCTTCGCCATCAACGTTTTCAAAGTACGTGAAATCATCCCCCTACCGACACTGAAAACGGTACCTCAGGCGCATCCTTACATCCTGGGTATCGCCAATATCCGGGGGCGTCCCACTTCAATCATTGAAGTAGCGAGGCCCTTGGGTCTGCGCAGCGCGCCGTCGGACCAGGAAAGCTTCGTCATCGTCACCGAATTTAACCGCACCGTGCAGGGTTTTCGCGTCTCTGCCGTAGAACGCATTATCAACATCAGTTGGGAATCGGTATTGCCTCCGCCCAAAGGCAGTCGGTCTGGCCACTATATGACGGCTGTCACCCAGTACGAAGACCAGCTCATAGAGATACTTGACGTTGAACGCATCCTAGCAGACGTTCAAGGACTCAACACGGACGTGTCCGAGAACATCCGCGAGAACGATTCCACACATCAGGACCAGGTTTACCGCGTACTCGTAGCTGATGACTCGTCCGTAGCCCGACTTCAGGTCAGGCGTACGCTCGAACAACTTGGCATGGAGGTCATCCTCGCCAATGATGGTCGCGAGGCCCTGGATAAGCTCGAGGCTATCTTCTCTTCAGGCGGCAGCGAGCGTCCCGTCGACCTTGTCGTATCGGACATCGAAATGCCCCGCATGGATGGTTATACGCTATGCAGTCGCATACGAGCCGATAAGCAGATGGCTGACCTACCGATCATCCTACACACCTCGCTAAGCGGCTCATTCAATCAAGCCATGGTAGATCGCGTGGGTGCAACAGCCTTCCTGCCTAAATTTCAACCCAACGAATTCGCCGAAGCGATTCTGCACATACTTCACCCGGACACGCCTAGAGAGGCATAA
- the flgA gene encoding flagellar basal body P-ring formation chaperone FlgA translates to MFPLTAIAAPTYEPHAAILRAASSYALSAARSELPGAKLSVAPAPLDARLALAACGQSLSTFRPNGGAVVGNTVIGVRCNGVHPWTLYVPVKVSARLPVVVAARPLVRGEQLGAGDLKLATRDLGNLAYGYLTAESQALGQIVMRQTNAGQVILPGMLAPPILVKRGQQVTLVSSAEGIEVSTEGVALASGARGQWVKVRNSRSHRIIDGVVAGPGRVSVGG, encoded by the coding sequence GTGTTTCCTCTGACAGCAATCGCAGCACCGACCTATGAGCCACATGCTGCAATACTTCGAGCAGCGAGCAGTTATGCCCTTTCTGCTGCCCGTAGTGAATTGCCAGGCGCTAAGTTATCAGTGGCGCCTGCGCCGCTCGACGCCCGCCTGGCGCTGGCTGCTTGCGGGCAGTCGTTGTCGACCTTTCGGCCAAATGGCGGCGCAGTCGTCGGTAATACCGTGATCGGTGTGCGCTGCAACGGTGTACATCCGTGGACCTTGTATGTTCCGGTCAAGGTATCTGCGCGACTGCCGGTGGTAGTGGCTGCTCGTCCGCTGGTTCGGGGTGAGCAATTGGGGGCGGGTGATCTGAAGTTGGCGACCCGCGATCTCGGTAACCTGGCCTACGGCTATCTGACCGCCGAGTCGCAAGCGCTTGGCCAAATAGTTATGCGGCAGACAAACGCCGGTCAGGTTATTCTGCCCGGCATGCTGGCGCCGCCCATACTCGTCAAGCGCGGCCAGCAGGTCACCTTGGTTTCATCCGCGGAGGGCATCGAGGTTAGTACCGAGGGTGTGGCGCTGGCGTCTGGTGCGCGCGGGCAATGGGTCAAGGTGCGTAACAGTCGTTCGCACAGGATCATCGATGGAGTTGTGGCCGGCCCCGGCCGGGTAAGCGTAGGTGGGTAA
- the flgM gene encoding flagellar biosynthesis anti-sigma factor FlgM → MNIDLKNVSSQGGTKTVGDTQTANRVTPQAAEQQGAATTQGTPATSDSVSLTSGGQQLAQLQAGLAQQPVVDKQRVAQLRQSIQNGQYSIDPQRIASKLLGLEGLTKN, encoded by the coding sequence ATGAATATCGATCTCAAGAATGTTTCTTCACAGGGTGGTACCAAAACTGTTGGAGACACTCAGACTGCAAATCGCGTTACGCCACAGGCGGCGGAGCAGCAAGGTGCAGCTACTACCCAGGGAACGCCTGCCACAAGCGATTCCGTTAGCCTGACCAGCGGCGGTCAGCAATTGGCCCAGCTGCAGGCGGGGCTGGCACAGCAGCCTGTTGTCGATAAACAACGGGTAGCCCAGTTACGGCAATCGATTCAGAACGGGCAGTATTCCATCGACCCTCAACGTATTGCCAGCAAGCTTTTGGGACTCGAAGGATTGACCAAGAACTAG
- a CDS encoding flagella synthesis protein FlgN, producing the protein MGDIGNHEVQADLLTILAAELDAMGRLHAELQDEADALEHLYADRLPILAKRKQSLVDVLEALTAQRTECLRRAGIGTEPAGMRAYLGTAPARVVKAWEDLIAETALCEQLNRHNRALNQNGQRQILRVLRVLRGEPVEPPTYGRDPGMGIGGQPLAKV; encoded by the coding sequence ATGGGTGACATCGGTAATCACGAGGTTCAGGCAGATTTGCTGACTATATTGGCAGCCGAGTTGGATGCCATGGGTAGACTGCATGCCGAATTGCAGGATGAAGCCGATGCACTCGAACACCTGTACGCCGACCGGCTACCGATACTCGCGAAAAGGAAGCAATCCTTGGTGGATGTCCTTGAGGCGCTAACTGCGCAACGCACCGAATGCCTTCGGCGTGCCGGTATCGGAACTGAGCCTGCTGGGATGCGTGCATATTTGGGCACGGCGCCTGCCAGAGTCGTTAAGGCTTGGGAGGATCTGATCGCTGAAACTGCGCTTTGTGAGCAGCTGAATCGGCATAATCGGGCGTTGAATCAGAATGGGCAGCGCCAGATTCTCAGAGTGCTGCGAGTGCTGCGTGGCGAGCCAGTCGAGCCGCCAACCTACGGTCGAGATCCAGGCATGGGCATCGGAGGCCAACCGCTGGCCAAGGTTTAG
- a CDS encoding CheR family methyltransferase yields the protein MPDERLGQAEYDAFRRFLSDACGIMLGDNKHYLVVSRLNRMVREANLPSISALLSRLPHDRELARLAVEAMTTNETSWLRDQHPFICLRDQILPELARRGTSLRMWSAACSSGQEPYSLSMMIDECQRSQAGVSLVNTQIVATDVSKQILDEARAASYDTFSMTRGLSDDMRQRYFVNKGDRWEVIPKVKNRVSFREYNLMQSFAPLGKFDVIFCRNVLIYFSATAKEDILRRLAQALNPGGYLFLGSAETAGAASDLLELARFNPGSAYRRR from the coding sequence ATGCCTGACGAGCGCCTGGGACAGGCCGAATATGACGCCTTCCGTCGCTTTCTGTCCGATGCATGCGGCATCATGCTGGGAGATAACAAACACTACCTCGTGGTGAGTCGCCTGAACCGCATGGTGCGGGAGGCGAACCTTCCGTCAATCAGCGCCCTGCTCTCCCGGTTACCGCACGACCGCGAACTCGCACGCCTGGCCGTAGAGGCGATGACCACCAACGAAACCTCCTGGCTTCGCGACCAACACCCCTTCATCTGCCTGCGCGACCAAATACTTCCCGAGCTTGCACGCCGCGGCACGTCATTACGCATGTGGTCGGCAGCCTGCTCCTCGGGCCAGGAACCCTATTCGCTAAGCATGATGATCGACGAATGTCAGCGCAGCCAAGCCGGTGTCTCCCTGGTAAATACCCAAATCGTCGCCACGGATGTCTCGAAACAGATACTCGACGAGGCCCGAGCCGCCAGCTATGACACTTTCAGCATGACGCGAGGCCTCTCGGACGACATGCGGCAACGCTATTTTGTGAATAAAGGCGACCGCTGGGAGGTCATACCGAAGGTGAAGAACCGAGTCTCCTTTCGGGAATACAACCTCATGCAGAGTTTTGCCCCTCTGGGTAAATTCGATGTGATTTTCTGTCGCAACGTGCTGATCTATTTTTCAGCAACTGCGAAGGAGGACATCCTTAGGCGTCTCGCGCAAGCACTGAACCCTGGCGGGTATCTCTTCCTGGGTTCTGCTGAGACAGCGGGGGCTGCAAGTGACCTACTTGAACTAGCCAGATTCAATCCTGGAAGCGCCTACCGCAGACGCTGA
- a CDS encoding flagellar brake protein — MRPVQFEPSLHGSHYEVITHPPRIFRLLREIHQERAMITLIPEDGKQAFSTAILEDDEQSQDHQYFMLDEFVPREGNASIGPHTRIWLLGQLKGVKFAFETEIVENSSENGIPFHRAALPHSIRYEQRRNSYRVSIALGIKAGIRLGSSPMAHPLTGQLRDLSVGGVSALLPTLNASSIEPGVLMPHCEVELPGEGVIVTETEIRHVRSTTDTTNTHVGLAFRNLTADAQRQVQRSVSYLEREQLRKQTDDD, encoded by the coding sequence ATGCGCCCAGTGCAATTCGAGCCCTCGCTACACGGTAGCCATTACGAAGTCATTACCCATCCACCAAGGATTTTCCGTCTGTTGCGCGAGATCCATCAGGAACGGGCGATGATTACGCTCATTCCAGAAGACGGCAAGCAGGCATTCAGCACGGCGATACTCGAAGACGACGAGCAGTCGCAAGACCATCAATATTTCATGCTCGATGAATTCGTCCCTCGAGAGGGCAATGCGAGCATTGGCCCCCACACGCGTATCTGGCTTCTTGGGCAACTCAAGGGCGTCAAGTTCGCGTTCGAAACAGAAATCGTCGAAAACAGCAGCGAAAATGGCATCCCCTTTCACCGAGCAGCGCTACCTCACTCGATTCGCTACGAACAGCGTCGCAACAGCTATCGAGTCAGTATCGCGCTCGGGATCAAGGCAGGTATCCGTCTTGGCTCAAGCCCAATGGCCCACCCGCTGACCGGCCAATTGCGAGATCTTTCCGTGGGCGGGGTTTCGGCATTGCTCCCCACCTTGAATGCATCGTCCATAGAACCGGGTGTTTTGATGCCCCATTGTGAAGTCGAACTTCCAGGTGAAGGCGTAATCGTGACCGAAACAGAAATCCGGCATGTACGCTCGACCACAGATACCACCAACACCCACGTTGGACTCGCATTTCGTAACCTGACGGCGGACGCTCAACGCCAAGTGCAACGCAGCGTCAGCTACCTGGAACGTGAGCAGTTGCGCAAGCAGACGGACGATGACTGA
- a CDS encoding GGDEF domain-containing protein gives MAIFRFPKSEDQNVPSENGSIIAPGAFDALLKLQATLDVEELLAHFISLITAELSIDGYSYIGPQGSAIHCQGGHTNRHALAYQLMVEAEQLGELLVYRSRPFSEAESMTLEDMLCLVVYPLRNCLRYQEAIRSSFTDPLTGLGNRSNMLPQIQREISLSNREARLASLLMIDIDHFKNINDTQGHLSGDQVIICIADIIRRTVRDFDLVYRYGGEEFAILLVNTDGVRAHQVAERLRKNVEGHTCRLNNGRSVSPTISVGVSELERHDTPQTLIERADRALYRAKSDGRNLVRQEKF, from the coding sequence ATGGCGATATTCCGTTTCCCTAAATCAGAAGATCAAAACGTCCCTTCGGAAAACGGCAGCATCATCGCCCCCGGCGCCTTCGATGCCTTACTCAAGCTACAAGCCACCTTGGACGTCGAAGAGCTTCTGGCGCATTTCATATCACTGATCACAGCCGAACTTTCCATCGATGGCTATAGCTATATCGGTCCACAAGGATCGGCAATTCATTGCCAGGGCGGCCATACCAACCGGCACGCGCTTGCCTATCAACTGATGGTGGAAGCGGAACAACTCGGGGAGCTCTTGGTTTACCGTTCGCGCCCTTTCAGCGAGGCCGAAAGCATGACCTTGGAAGACATGCTCTGCCTGGTGGTATATCCATTGCGCAACTGCCTGCGCTACCAGGAAGCCATTCGTTCCTCGTTCACAGACCCGCTGACCGGCCTCGGCAACCGCTCCAATATGCTTCCCCAGATACAACGTGAGATCAGCCTCAGCAACCGGGAAGCCAGATTGGCAAGCCTGCTGATGATCGACATCGACCACTTCAAGAACATCAACGACACGCAGGGGCATCTGAGCGGCGATCAAGTCATCATCTGCATCGCCGACATCATTCGCAGAACAGTCCGCGATTTCGATCTGGTGTATCGCTATGGCGGCGAAGAATTCGCCATTTTGCTAGTCAACACCGATGGTGTTCGAGCACACCAGGTTGCCGAACGCCTGCGCAAGAATGTGGAGGGTCACACTTGTCGTCTGAATAACGGGCGGTCTGTATCGCCAACCATTAGCGTCGGTGTCAGCGAGTTGGAACGACACGATACGCCGCAAACTCTGATCGAACGGGCCGACCGGGCTCTCTACCGCGCAAAGTCCGATGGACGCAACTTAGTCAGGCAGGAGAAGTTCTAG
- a CDS encoding MBL fold metallo-hydrolase: protein MTQDAGYRIHTLSLGPMDNFVYLIQDLASQRAAVVDPAWDVPAIRRLADETGVRITDILLTHSHHDHINGVDELLQATDAEVHLLKPEASFWGHPLAKPSLHHGGDRFQLGDTEIELLHTPGHTPGSTCYRLGDDLITGDTLFVFGCGRCDLKGGDPEAMFDTLRHLREDLPADTRIRPGHNYAEKTTSTIEEQARCNPFMHFADVDRFVHYRQHEHDRIRSTPYPPECKD, encoded by the coding sequence ATGACGCAAGACGCAGGATACCGCATCCATACGCTGTCCCTAGGGCCCATGGACAATTTCGTCTACCTGATTCAGGACCTTGCGAGTCAACGTGCCGCCGTCGTCGACCCTGCCTGGGACGTACCTGCCATCCGCAGGCTTGCGGACGAAACTGGCGTACGCATCACCGACATACTGCTGACGCACAGCCATCACGACCATATCAACGGCGTCGACGAACTGCTGCAGGCCACGGACGCCGAGGTCCACCTGCTCAAACCCGAGGCGAGTTTCTGGGGACACCCGCTTGCCAAACCCAGCCTGCATCACGGCGGCGACCGATTCCAACTCGGCGATACCGAAATCGAACTGCTGCACACGCCTGGGCACACCCCGGGTTCTACCTGCTATCGCCTCGGCGACGACCTCATCACGGGAGACACGCTGTTCGTCTTCGGCTGCGGGCGCTGCGATCTGAAAGGCGGCGATCCCGAGGCAATGTTCGACACCTTGCGCCATCTGCGCGAGGACCTGCCTGCGGACACACGCATTCGCCCCGGACACAACTACGCGGAAAAAACGACCTCGACGATCGAGGAACAGGCACGCTGCAACCCATTCATGCACTTTGCCGACGTCGATCGTTTCGTGCACTACCGTCAGCACGAACACGACCGGATTCGCAGCACGCCTTACCCCCCCGAATGCAAAGACTGA
- a CDS encoding PA0069 family radical SAM protein codes for MSQDSADDIVPAPRKGRGAATNRTGRYEALHKEAVDDGWPGSGESRPPLRTQLGIDAARRVISRNDSPDVAFELSVNPYRGCEHGCSYCFARPTHAYLGLSPGLDFETRLFHKPDAPTRLADELAHPDYVCSPIALGINTDAYQPVERRTELTRSLLEVCLAYRQPISIVTKSALVERDADLLSEMAGLGLAQVFFSVTTLDGTLARALEPRASAPKRRLEAMSRLSAAGVPSGVLFAPVIPALNDHEMEQVLHAAAEAGASGAGYVMLRLPREVKPLFTEWLQAHAPGRAEHVLSLLRQMHGGREYEAEFGVRMRGRGVFADLVAQRFRAARRREGLDRGLPPLETGHFSVPPRSGDQLSLL; via the coding sequence ATGAGCCAGGATTCAGCGGACGATATTGTACCCGCACCGCGCAAGGGGCGAGGTGCCGCCACCAACCGCACGGGGCGTTACGAGGCGCTGCACAAGGAGGCAGTGGACGACGGTTGGCCGGGCAGCGGAGAGTCTCGGCCGCCACTGCGGACACAGCTCGGTATCGATGCTGCGCGCCGCGTCATCAGCCGCAACGATTCTCCCGATGTCGCCTTTGAACTATCGGTGAATCCCTATCGCGGATGCGAACACGGCTGCAGTTACTGTTTCGCGCGTCCGACCCATGCCTACCTCGGACTTTCGCCCGGTCTGGATTTCGAGACCCGTCTGTTCCACAAGCCCGATGCCCCGACGCGGCTTGCCGACGAACTGGCCCACCCCGACTATGTCTGTTCGCCGATCGCGCTCGGCATCAACACCGACGCCTATCAACCGGTTGAGCGTCGTACCGAGCTTACCAGGAGCCTGCTCGAGGTCTGTCTAGCCTATCGTCAACCCATCTCCATCGTCACCAAATCTGCCCTTGTCGAACGCGACGCGGATCTGTTGTCGGAGATGGCAGGGCTCGGGCTGGCTCAGGTGTTCTTTTCGGTGACAACACTGGATGGGACGCTGGCGCGAGCGCTTGAACCGCGCGCCAGTGCGCCGAAAAGAAGGTTGGAGGCCATGTCGCGCCTCTCTGCAGCGGGCGTCCCCAGCGGTGTGCTGTTCGCGCCGGTGATTCCGGCGCTCAACGATCACGAAATGGAGCAGGTGCTTCATGCCGCTGCCGAAGCGGGGGCTTCCGGCGCCGGTTACGTCATGCTGCGCCTGCCGCGCGAGGTCAAGCCGCTATTCACCGAATGGCTGCAGGCGCACGCGCCAGGGCGTGCGGAGCATGTATTGAGTCTCCTGCGGCAGATGCACGGTGGACGCGAGTACGAAGCGGAGTTCGGTGTGCGCATGCGCGGGCGCGGCGTCTTTGCCGATCTCGTTGCCCAGCGCTTTCGCGCAGCCCGCCGCCGCGAGGGCCTGGATCGCGGCTTGCCGCCACTGGAAACCGGGCATTTCAGCGTGCCGCCGCGCAGCGGAGATCAGTTGTCCCTGTTATGA
- a CDS encoding glutathione peroxidase, whose product MYQHREGQAVPEIVFKARDAEGWAEVSSSEIFTGRNVIVFSLPGAFTPTCSSSHVPRYDELAPTFQANGIDEIVCVSVNDAFVMDAWRKDQRVQNIRFLPDGNAEFTAAMGMLADKRNLGFGGRSWRYSMLVRNGIIEKMFIEPEVEGDPFEVSDADTMLAYLNPAAEKPHDILVFTRPGCPYCRRAKEQLAAQGQAYEEVTVGEGVGMRGVRAATGRDTVPQIFVDGTYLGDSEALTRWLESPRGMPVSQVA is encoded by the coding sequence ATGTACCAGCATCGTGAGGGGCAGGCCGTCCCCGAGATCGTTTTCAAGGCGCGTGACGCCGAAGGCTGGGCCGAGGTGTCCAGCAGCGAGATTTTCACCGGGCGCAACGTGATCGTATTTTCATTGCCCGGCGCATTCACGCCGACCTGCTCATCCAGTCATGTGCCGCGTTACGACGAGTTGGCGCCGACGTTCCAGGCCAATGGCATCGACGAGATCGTTTGCGTCTCGGTCAACGACGCCTTCGTGATGGACGCGTGGCGCAAGGATCAGCGCGTGCAGAATATCCGTTTCCTGCCGGATGGCAATGCCGAGTTCACCGCGGCCATGGGCATGCTGGCGGACAAGCGAAATCTCGGCTTCGGCGGACGCTCGTGGCGTTACTCGATGCTGGTGCGCAATGGCATCATCGAGAAGATGTTCATCGAGCCGGAAGTGGAGGGCGACCCCTTCGAGGTGTCCGATGCCGACACGATGCTCGCCTACCTGAACCCGGCCGCGGAAAAGCCGCACGATATCCTCGTGTTCACCCGCCCCGGCTGCCCGTACTGCCGCAGGGCCAAGGAGCAGCTTGCCGCACAGGGCCAGGCTTACGAGGAAGTGACGGTGGGCGAGGGTGTCGGCATGCGTGGCGTACGTGCGGCCACGGGGCGCGATACGGTGCCGCAGATCTTCGTCGACGGCACCTATCTGGGCGACTCCGAGGCGCTGACCCGCTGGCTTGAATCGCCGCGCGGGATGCCGGTTTCACAAGTAGCCTGA